In Helianthus annuus cultivar XRQ/B chromosome 9, HanXRQr2.0-SUNRISE, whole genome shotgun sequence, the following are encoded in one genomic region:
- the LOC110875511 gene encoding PKS-NRPS hybrid synthetase CHGG_01239-like yields MIRSSILEESGVHDSNEQEEVVSSIQGKQNRPVLDLNTYPPVDETSPVFNSLDELKKQIQEIANADGFVIVTRRSKKIGGRTGKVWLECDRGGEHHTTATLRNAGSKKKTGCPFYLLAVRDHPYETWEIKDGNIEHNHELCEDLSAHAFMRRFTPSEKKLIELLTTQNMESRKIFQTIRKQDPDRFHVQKDVQNVVAKIRAKQRQGLTPMQSLENVLINNDFIYGTREEPGTEVVTEIFFLHRYSRDMWRAFPHILLIHATYKTNLYNMPFVQIVGITPTNHSFCIAHAVVSKERGDNFVWVLERIKSMLDECMEPRVIVTDRDQALMGACAKVFPDASRLLCRWHIQQNIMKHYKGAFTEEDDCYVYDNWLKDYKEMFVFAWTDKRRNFGNRTTNKVESQHANLKRYVLDRSSLDRVVGCVQDIVETQFGEIRKSFRDCIEKRMNHHKHPLFQHLLGKVSHTALDLLSGEALRIRS; encoded by the exons atGATACGGTCGTCTATTTTGGAGGAGTCTGGCGTTCACGATTCTAACGAgcaagaggaggttgtgtctagtatacaaggaaaacaaaacagACCGGTTCTAGATCTGAACACGTATCCCCCTGTTGATGAAACATCCCCT GTTTTCAACTCTTTAGATGAACTAAAGAAACAGATACAAGAAATAGCAAACGCGGATGGTTTCGTTATTGTCACCCGTCGATCAAAGAAAATCGGGGGAAGAACCGGGAAGGTATGGCTTGAATGTGACCGTGGAGGTGAGCACCACACTACAGCAACACTTAGAAACGCCGGAAGCAAAAAAAAAACCGGTTGCCCGTTTTACCTGCTGGCTGTGCGAGACCACCCGTATGAAACCTGGGAGATAAAAGATGGAAACATTGAACATAACCACGAACTTTGTGAGGACCTGTCGGCCCACGCATTTATGCGAAGGTTTACTCCAAGCGAAAAGAAACTGATCGAGCTGCTGACAACTCAAAACATGGAGTCGCGCAAAATTtttcaaacgataaggaagcagGACCCCGACAGGTTTCATGTTCAGAAAGATGTTCAAAACGTTGTGGCGAAGATTAGAGCCAAACAAAGACAAGGATTGACTCCCATGCAGTCACTAGAAAACGTGCTGATAAACAACGACTTTATTTACGGGACACGGGAGGAACCCGGAACAGAGGTCGTAACAGAGATCTTCTTTCTTCATCGGTACTCGAGAGacatgtggcgtgcattcccccaCATCTTGCTAATCCATGCAACGTACAAGACAAACTTATACAATATGCCATTTGTCCAGATTGTTGGTATAACGCCAACCAACCATTCGTTTTGTATCGCGCATGCCGTTGTCAGTAAAGAACGGGGTGATAACTTTGTGTGGGTGCTTGAGAGGATCAAGTCAATGTTGGATGAATGTATGGAGCCACGTGTGATTGTAACGGATAGAGACCAGGCTCTTATGGGTGCGTGTGCTAAAGTATTTCCAGACGCCTCCAGACTTCTTTGCAGGTGGCACATACAACAGAATATTATGAAGCACTACAAGGGCGCCTTCACAGAAGAAGACGACTG TTACGTGTATGATAACTGGCTAAAAGACTATAAGGAGATGTTCGTCTTTGCGTGGACTGATAAGAGGCGCAACTTTGGTAATCGTACCACAAACAAAGTTGAGAGCCAACACGCCAACTTAAAGAGATACGTCCTAGATAGGAGCTCACTGGACCGTGTAGTTGGTTGTGTCCAGGATATAGTTGAGACACAGTTCGGTGAAATAAGGAAGAGTTTTCGAGACTGCATCGAAAAAAGAATGAACCACCACAAACACCCGCTGTTTCAACACCTACTTGGAAAAGTCTCCCATACAGCCCTTGACTTGTTGAGTGGAGAGGCACTTAGGATCAGAAGCTAG